One stretch of Siphonobacter curvatus DNA includes these proteins:
- the panD gene encoding aspartate 1-decarboxylase: protein MFLTIMKSKLHRVRVTQAELNYVGSITIDEDLMEAANLLENEKVQIVNNNNGERFETYVIKGERGSGTICLNGAAARRAQVGDIIIIIAYAMMTPEEAKDHKPMVVFPDANNHLVK from the coding sequence ATGTTCCTGACTATTATGAAATCAAAGCTTCACCGCGTTCGGGTAACGCAGGCGGAGCTCAATTACGTAGGTAGTATTACCATCGATGAGGACTTGATGGAAGCAGCGAACCTGCTTGAAAATGAGAAGGTTCAGATTGTCAATAATAACAATGGTGAGCGTTTTGAAACGTACGTTATCAAGGGGGAACGGGGAAGCGGGACGATTTGTCTAAACGGAGCCGCGGCTCGCCGGGCTCAGGTTGGGGACATTATCATCATCATCGCTTACGCCATGATGACTCCCGAAGAGGCGAAAGATCACAAGCCCATGGTCGTTTTTCCGGATGCCAATAATCATCTGGTGAAATAA